The proteins below come from a single Halobacteriovorax sp. GB3 genomic window:
- a CDS encoding FHA domain-containing protein, translating to MASSAVKITRNLKAPEKPGFYRRIICLTGKNKGLCYYIQGKRVVLGRGKDCDVQVLDVKASREHLEIVAVGRGLVLTDLKSQNGVVVNDLKVSQHELKDGDKIIIGTTVLKYGEIEVKNELVEVDEEDDEDEEEEELEEVEKSKSKKKPNRRVLIYGIVALLAAFFLLPEEDTKGPKKAKKTNNQVSADLTKNFIKKKETDEDKELQDTIETYIHRGQREYREGNYFRAMEEFRRALILSPEHGRASFYMEKAKQRLDEKIKKTFISARQETEALKYDAAVVSYCSVVKLLQDYREEDERYKQAEEQIRVLERKMGLLEGEIKCFETK from the coding sequence ATGGCAAGTAGTGCTGTTAAAATCACAAGAAATTTAAAAGCTCCTGAGAAACCTGGTTTCTATCGCAGAATTATTTGTTTAACGGGAAAAAATAAAGGACTTTGTTATTATATACAAGGTAAACGTGTCGTCCTTGGCCGAGGTAAAGATTGTGATGTCCAAGTCTTAGATGTAAAGGCTTCTAGAGAACACTTGGAAATCGTGGCCGTAGGTCGGGGATTGGTCTTAACAGATCTTAAGTCTCAAAATGGTGTCGTTGTTAATGATCTTAAAGTATCACAACATGAGTTAAAAGATGGCGATAAGATTATTATCGGAACGACTGTTTTAAAATATGGTGAAATCGAAGTTAAAAATGAACTTGTAGAAGTTGATGAAGAAGACGATGAAGATGAGGAAGAGGAAGAGCTTGAAGAAGTAGAGAAATCTAAATCGAAGAAGAAGCCTAATCGAAGAGTATTAATTTATGGAATTGTTGCTCTGCTTGCAGCATTTTTCTTATTGCCTGAGGAAGATACGAAAGGGCCAAAAAAAGCTAAGAAAACAAATAATCAAGTAAGTGCTGATTTAACTAAGAATTTCATTAAGAAAAAAGAAACAGATGAAGATAAAGAGCTTCAAGATACTATAGAGACCTATATTCATAGAGGGCAAAGAGAGTATAGAGAAGGGAATTACTTTAGGGCAATGGAAGAATTTAGAAGGGCCCTCATATTGTCTCCTGAGCATGGAAGAGCTTCTTTCTATATGGAAAAAGCAAAACAGAGACTAGATGAAAAAATTAAAAAAACATTTATTAGTGCGAGACAGGAAACTGAAGCACTAAAATACGATGCCGCGGTCGTTTCATATTGTTCAGTCGTTAAGTTATTACAAGATTACCGAGAAGAAGATGAAAGATATAAGCAGGCCGAAGAACAAATTAGAGTTCTGGAAAGGAAAATGGGGTTATTAGAAGGTGAAATTAAGTGTTTCGAAACTAAATAA
- a CDS encoding FHA domain-containing protein encodes MYKLVAVAGKIRGEEFVLESGENSIGRDESCDHTLNIDGVSKKHLSITVTDDVAYLKDLGSSNGTFVNGKIVKRATIKNGDKIALPDVILQVVFVKEKKIVIKKKMAKEEDPEELFLKGGPVPQKLFPKIIYYFKYKFMPIVHGINEEYEWRVLFGILLSIFVVTTITLTIFPILQDSKKLLLREIAKRGAHYAEEIGRINAQALESKNLDRVNSDFLEKEDGVMSYDLFDLEGRIVRPLARLNEYIDDTFSIEVKDWAQKNRMNSQDSRTLTKLLDDGSIGIGKRIIAYNPKSGDFEAVGLIAIRFAPTSLAREAAKSQKAYMEALVTSMIVSIIFFAIIYYLTIRPVEEIKYQIEEVLRGKKRNVETRYLFEEINPLKSSVNSLLQKIRELQDDGGDGEFADIESDDGYVDTLKEFLRGANGAVVILDSEKNVRAINTEAEDLTGIRESSAEGMSLLDVSREKGFAATVLELCEESANNGGYSQQGDYELQGQPHNVYVTSLMGKDNFAKAFYVTFVKDV; translated from the coding sequence ATGTATAAATTAGTCGCAGTCGCAGGGAAAATTCGTGGAGAAGAGTTTGTCTTAGAGTCAGGCGAAAACTCTATTGGTCGTGATGAATCTTGCGACCATACTCTAAATATTGACGGTGTTTCAAAAAAGCATCTCTCGATTACTGTAACAGATGATGTAGCTTATCTTAAAGATTTGGGAAGTTCTAATGGAACTTTCGTAAATGGGAAAATTGTCAAACGAGCGACCATAAAAAATGGTGATAAAATCGCTCTTCCAGATGTCATCCTTCAGGTCGTCTTTGTTAAAGAAAAGAAAATTGTCATTAAAAAGAAAATGGCAAAAGAAGAAGATCCTGAGGAATTATTTTTAAAAGGTGGGCCAGTCCCTCAAAAATTATTCCCGAAAATTATTTATTATTTCAAATATAAGTTCATGCCGATTGTTCATGGAATAAATGAAGAGTATGAATGGCGGGTTCTTTTTGGAATTCTTCTCTCTATCTTTGTTGTTACAACGATTACGCTTACTATTTTTCCTATACTTCAAGATAGTAAGAAGCTCCTTTTGCGAGAAATTGCAAAAAGGGGTGCTCACTATGCTGAAGAAATTGGAAGAATTAATGCTCAAGCACTCGAGTCTAAAAACTTAGATCGTGTGAACTCAGATTTTCTTGAAAAAGAAGACGGTGTAATGTCCTATGACCTTTTTGATCTTGAGGGACGTATTGTAAGACCACTAGCTAGATTAAATGAATACATCGACGATACATTTTCAATTGAAGTTAAAGATTGGGCGCAAAAGAATAGAATGAACTCTCAAGATAGTCGAACGCTAACTAAGCTACTCGATGATGGGAGTATTGGGATTGGAAAAAGAATTATTGCATATAACCCCAAAAGTGGAGACTTTGAGGCGGTTGGGTTAATCGCGATACGATTTGCTCCAACATCCCTTGCAAGAGAAGCAGCTAAATCACAAAAAGCATATATGGAAGCACTTGTTACTTCGATGATTGTTTCAATTATCTTTTTCGCGATTATTTATTATTTAACGATTAGGCCTGTTGAAGAAATTAAATATCAAATAGAGGAAGTCCTTCGTGGAAAGAAGAGAAACGTCGAGACTCGCTATCTCTTTGAGGAGATTAATCCTCTGAAATCATCTGTTAATTCGCTCTTACAAAAGATACGAGAGCTTCAAGATGATGGAGGGGATGGGGAATTTGCGGATATTGAAAGTGATGATGGTTACGTAGATACCTTGAAAGAATTTCTTAGAGGTGCCAATGGTGCCGTTGTCATTCTTGATTCAGAAAAGAATGTTCGCGCAATTAATACTGAGGCAGAAGATTTAACTGGGATTAGAGAAAGCTCAGCTGAGGGAATGTCACTATTAGATGTAAGTAGAGAAAAAGGTTTTGCTGCGACAGTGCTAGAGCTTTGCGAGGAGTCTGCTAATAACGGTGGATATAGTCAGCAAGGCGATTATGAGCTTCAAGGTCAACCCCATAATGTCTATGTAACGTCATTAATGGGAAAGGATAATTTTGCAAAAGCTTTTTATGTTACATTTGTTAAGGATGTGTGA
- a CDS encoding DUF192 domain-containing protein — protein sequence MKAIIGETILASRVRVAETFFQRLIGLMGTKEMIGYDALLIPHCNSIHTFFMRMDIDVIFLNSQYEVVKVIKNMKPWRMSWIYFTAKHVLELKAGTVNNIEKGQKLVMNV from the coding sequence GTGAAAGCTATTATCGGTGAAACTATTCTCGCTAGTCGCGTAAGAGTTGCTGAAACATTCTTTCAAAGGCTGATCGGATTAATGGGAACAAAAGAGATGATTGGCTATGATGCTCTTTTAATACCACATTGTAATTCGATTCATACATTTTTCATGAGAATGGATATAGATGTCATCTTCTTAAATTCTCAGTATGAAGTCGTAAAAGTAATAAAAAATATGAAACCATGGAGAATGTCATGGATCTATTTTACAGCAAAGCACGTACTAGAGTTAAAAGCGGGCACAGTTAATAATATTGAAAAAGGTCAAAAGCTGGTGATGAATGTATAA
- a CDS encoding type II secretion system F family protein: MKDGCERGSAPNCLDLGLRFKRVENERSKALGTKYIREACKLGSKEGCQYLKGEEGIFEETSDLLLYAGVILIGIATLIITRTMFADEDEYKAQEKLEDGSDKGKGQAQEEHGIVLKYSRPFFKRYVSPIVAQMKNKKKIREKYKRKLASAGLTDYLTTEDFYAFKLFLILGFPIVFIVIRTFLEETWPLSYIPGVALLGFVYPDIWIKGKIEKRQKDITSSMPFCVDMLALSVEAGLDFVAAMTKVVEKARKSPLTEEFEILIKEIKIGASRSEALRNMAWRSDMMVISSFCATLIAADSVGASIGPILKALAVEIRQKKSADVEKAGATAATKILFPMLFLITPAVFLIVGGPLVIEMMAGGQ; the protein is encoded by the coding sequence TTGAAAGATGGCTGTGAACGAGGCTCGGCACCGAATTGTTTGGATTTAGGACTTCGTTTTAAAAGAGTTGAGAATGAGAGATCTAAAGCGCTTGGAACAAAGTACATACGAGAAGCATGTAAACTTGGTTCTAAAGAGGGATGTCAGTATCTGAAAGGAGAGGAGGGAATCTTTGAAGAGACTTCTGATCTCTTGCTCTACGCTGGTGTCATTCTCATTGGTATTGCGACGTTAATTATTACGCGAACTATGTTTGCGGATGAAGATGAATATAAGGCACAAGAAAAATTAGAAGATGGTTCTGATAAGGGAAAAGGTCAGGCCCAGGAAGAACATGGAATCGTTCTAAAATATTCAAGGCCATTTTTTAAGCGTTACGTTTCACCCATTGTAGCGCAGATGAAAAATAAGAAAAAAATTAGAGAGAAGTATAAAAGAAAATTAGCCAGTGCTGGTTTAACTGATTATCTAACGACTGAAGACTTTTATGCCTTTAAACTCTTTTTGATTCTTGGTTTTCCAATTGTCTTTATTGTCATTAGAACATTTCTTGAAGAGACATGGCCACTTTCATATATTCCAGGAGTTGCTCTTCTTGGTTTTGTTTATCCCGATATTTGGATCAAAGGAAAAATTGAGAAGAGACAAAAAGATATAACATCATCGATGCCATTTTGTGTTGATATGCTAGCTCTTTCTGTTGAAGCTGGTTTAGATTTTGTCGCTGCAATGACTAAAGTAGTTGAAAAGGCACGAAAATCTCCACTCACAGAAGAATTTGAAATTCTTATTAAGGAAATTAAAATTGGAGCAAGTCGATCTGAGGCCTTACGTAATATGGCCTGGAGATCTGATATGATGGTTATTTCTTCATTCTGTGCAACACTGATTGCCGCAGACTCTGTTGGGGCATCTATTGGTCCAATCTTAAAAGCACTTGCTGTTGAAATTAGACAGAAGAAATCTGCCGATGTTGAAAAGGCTGGAGCGACAGCTGCAACTAAAATTCTCTTTCCCATGCTATTTTTGATCACACCGGCCGTTTTTCTAATTGTTGGTGGACCTCTTGTAATTGAAATGATGGCAGGAGGGCAATAG
- the nagZ gene encoding beta-N-acetylhexosaminidase: MNSIGQLIFTGLSGTSLTDDEREFLESEDIGGVILFSKNYENPAQLAELVNSIQQCRREYPLFIAVDHEGGRVIRFKSGFTQFPPMHDISLTESPKQCFHVHKIMADELAACGVNVNLAPVCDVWTNDKNKVIGDRAFGKDPETVSKFVSSAIRGLQTGNVLACAKHFPGHGDTVLDSHFDLPKVSKSLDELRDVEFIPFVKAVKSRVEFVMMAHIIVEGIDPKLPCSLSEKAHQILRDEMKYSKLIISDDMQMQAITNHYGVEEAAVMAINAGSDIVEYRDMEFAKKALEGLKEAVKTKKIKNAVLTERLQNIQRSKKGYFKEYKPIYIPDVAKKVGTSSSKTFVEELAKLIS; this comes from the coding sequence ATGAATAGTATTGGACAGTTAATCTTTACCGGTCTTTCCGGAACAAGCTTAACAGATGATGAGAGAGAATTTTTAGAATCAGAAGACATCGGTGGTGTAATTCTATTTTCAAAGAATTACGAGAATCCGGCTCAATTGGCTGAGCTTGTGAATTCAATTCAACAATGTCGTAGAGAATACCCATTATTTATAGCTGTTGATCATGAAGGTGGAAGAGTTATTCGCTTTAAAAGTGGATTTACACAATTTCCACCAATGCACGATATCTCACTAACAGAATCACCAAAACAGTGCTTTCACGTTCATAAAATTATGGCCGATGAACTTGCTGCATGTGGTGTAAATGTAAACTTAGCTCCAGTTTGTGATGTGTGGACAAATGACAAAAATAAAGTCATTGGAGATCGCGCTTTTGGAAAAGATCCTGAAACAGTATCTAAGTTTGTTTCTTCAGCGATCAGAGGCCTGCAAACAGGAAATGTGCTCGCTTGTGCAAAACATTTTCCTGGACACGGTGATACCGTTTTAGATTCACATTTTGATTTACCTAAAGTGAGTAAATCACTCGACGAGTTAAGAGATGTTGAATTTATTCCTTTTGTTAAGGCCGTTAAATCGCGAGTTGAATTTGTTATGATGGCCCATATAATCGTTGAGGGAATTGATCCGAAATTACCTTGCTCACTTAGTGAGAAGGCCCATCAAATTCTTCGTGATGAGATGAAGTATAGTAAGCTCATTATTTCTGATGATATGCAAATGCAGGCGATTACTAATCACTATGGAGTTGAAGAAGCGGCAGTTATGGCGATTAATGCTGGAAGTGATATTGTTGAGTATCGTGATATGGAATTTGCGAAGAAGGCGTTGGAAGGTTTAAAAGAAGCAGTTAAGACAAAGAAAATTAAAAATGCTGTTCTTACCGAAAGACTTCAAAACATTCAAAGAAGTAAAAAAGGTTACTTTAAAGAGTACAAACCAATTTATATCCCTGATGTTGCCAAAAAAGTAGGGACTAGTTCTTCAAAAACTTTTGTTGAAGAGCTGGCAAAGTTGATTAGCTAA
- a CDS encoding ABC transporter permease, translating into MIEQIKSWNRELKIGAFIMGLYFLWAIIWFVYSHFLAGTIVNPYIPSSSIEFELLSPGKEFIFGSDIYGRSMLEVLSQGLVYSLSVSFTVSFLSALIGVVVGYMTVEGPNSVKYISDLLTNLIFIFPSILIAIMVMAVTGQSVPGLVLTLVFTGWPAYARIARGETQRVMGLSYVESARAIGVGEYHLFIKTVIPSILPVLIVNIVLGVGGVVISEAALGFLGLGGSEYSWGSLLSMGKTVLLEAPFIVILLSVTLGGLIIGLNLLGDGLRDQIDPRKSF; encoded by the coding sequence ATGATTGAACAAATAAAGTCTTGGAATAGAGAATTAAAAATTGGTGCCTTTATTATGGGTCTTTATTTTCTATGGGCCATCATTTGGTTTGTTTATTCTCATTTTTTAGCGGGAACAATTGTAAATCCTTATATTCCATCTAGTTCAATTGAATTCGAGTTACTTTCTCCTGGAAAAGAATTTATTTTTGGTTCTGATATTTATGGTCGCTCAATGCTTGAAGTCTTATCACAGGGACTTGTATATTCATTGAGTGTTTCTTTTACGGTAAGTTTCTTATCTGCCCTTATTGGCGTCGTTGTTGGCTATATGACGGTAGAAGGTCCTAATTCAGTAAAATATATTTCTGATTTATTAACAAATCTCATCTTCATTTTTCCAAGTATCCTCATTGCAATCATGGTGATGGCGGTTACTGGACAATCTGTTCCAGGACTTGTTCTTACTTTAGTTTTTACAGGTTGGCCTGCTTATGCCCGTATAGCTAGGGGAGAAACTCAGAGAGTTATGGGATTAAGTTATGTAGAAAGTGCGAGGGCCATTGGCGTTGGAGAGTATCATCTTTTTATAAAAACAGTGATTCCATCAATTCTACCAGTACTTATTGTAAATATTGTTCTTGGTGTTGGTGGTGTTGTTATTAGTGAGGCGGCACTAGGATTTTTAGGTCTTGGTGGTAGTGAATATTCTTGGGGCTCTCTTCTTTCTATGGGAAAGACCGTTTTATTAGAAGCTCCATTTATTGTAATTTTATTGAGTGTTACACTTGGCGGGCTGATTATAGGACTAAATTTATTGGGTGATGGGCTTAGAGACCAAATAGACCCGCGAAAATCCTTCTGA
- a CDS encoding ABC transporter permease, protein MTESKIGKLLYSLLTIFLAVTLIFFIIRLSPGDPVERILGPEASLEEIEAYRTQLGLNLPVLKQYLSFLGGLVKGDLGQSLFKKKDVLELLKVHMGPTIMLAFLTVSISAPLGTLMGIWAGFRKSGLADNFLRIFSLLALSFPIFSLAPILVLIFSIKLNLLPVSEWTTWKHTILPVLTLVLPLSSIVSRVSRNKFLEERSEPWVQVLKAKGLCNRAVLFRLMKVCLPTILNIVAIQLSVVLAGTMISETIFDIPGMGLLLFDAISNRDYPIVQGVILYSTVIYMGVYFLIDFVNSIIDPRIKA, encoded by the coding sequence ATGACAGAATCTAAAATAGGAAAACTTTTATATTCACTTCTAACTATCTTTCTAGCAGTAACTCTTATCTTTTTTATTATTCGTCTCTCTCCAGGAGATCCTGTTGAAAGGATTTTAGGGCCTGAGGCTTCGCTAGAAGAGATTGAAGCCTATAGAACTCAACTTGGTTTAAATCTTCCCGTATTAAAGCAGTATCTATCCTTTTTAGGTGGATTGGTTAAGGGGGATTTAGGTCAGTCATTATTTAAAAAGAAAGATGTCCTCGAGTTGTTAAAGGTACATATGGGGCCGACAATTATGCTCGCATTCTTAACAGTATCTATTTCAGCGCCATTAGGAACATTAATGGGGATATGGGCTGGTTTTAGAAAATCAGGACTAGCTGATAACTTCTTAAGAATCTTTTCACTGCTAGCTCTTTCGTTTCCAATATTTTCTCTTGCTCCGATACTTGTTTTGATTTTCTCTATAAAATTAAACCTTCTTCCCGTCTCTGAGTGGACGACGTGGAAGCATACAATCCTTCCCGTCTTAACTCTTGTTCTTCCTCTTTCTTCAATTGTTTCAAGAGTGAGTCGTAACAAATTCTTAGAAGAAAGAAGTGAGCCTTGGGTCCAGGTTTTGAAAGCAAAGGGGCTTTGTAATCGTGCGGTCCTTTTTCGATTAATGAAGGTATGTCTACCGACTATTTTAAATATCGTCGCAATACAGTTATCTGTCGTTTTAGCAGGGACAATGATTAGTGAGACGATCTTTGATATCCCTGGAATGGGACTTCTCTTATTTGATGCCATTTCAAATAGAGACTACCCAATCGTACAAGGAGTCATTCTTTATTCAACAGTAATCTACATGGGGGTTTACTTCTTAATTGATTTTGTAAACTCAATCATTGATCCAAGGATAAAGGCTTAA
- a CDS encoding rod shape-determining protein, producing MLKKVLDWFSNDIAIDLGTANCLVYAKDRGIIVNEPSVVAVHEGVKGASKVLAVGKEAKDMLGRTPGSIKAIRPVKDGVIADFEVTQAMLKYFIQKSLAGSKLVKPRIIICIPFGITQVEKRAVKESAEQAGAREVYLIEEPMAAAIGAGLPITEPSGNMIVDIGGGTTEVAVISLGGIVYSQSVKVAGDKFDEAISSYIKKKYSLLIGERTAEAIKMSIGNAYPFDDEVKTFEVKGRDLIAGAPKIIEVTSDEIRDALSDPIAEVVEAIKVSLEKTPPELAADIVDNGIILAGGGSLLANLDILIKEKTGLPVALAEDPLTCVVRGCGKSLESMDLLKQVTTLS from the coding sequence ATGCTTAAAAAAGTTTTAGATTGGTTTTCAAACGACATTGCAATTGACCTAGGGACAGCAAACTGTCTCGTATATGCTAAAGACAGAGGAATTATCGTTAATGAACCTTCTGTAGTTGCTGTTCACGAAGGAGTGAAGGGAGCGAGTAAAGTTTTAGCTGTAGGAAAAGAAGCAAAAGATATGCTTGGACGTACTCCGGGTTCAATTAAAGCTATTAGACCAGTGAAAGATGGTGTTATTGCTGATTTCGAAGTTACTCAAGCGATGCTTAAATATTTTATTCAAAAATCTCTAGCAGGTTCAAAACTTGTTAAGCCAAGAATCATTATTTGTATTCCTTTCGGTATTACACAAGTTGAGAAAAGAGCTGTTAAAGAATCTGCTGAGCAAGCAGGAGCTAGAGAAGTTTATCTCATTGAAGAGCCAATGGCCGCTGCAATTGGAGCAGGACTTCCAATTACGGAGCCATCAGGAAATATGATTGTTGATATCGGTGGTGGAACAACTGAAGTTGCTGTTATCTCTCTTGGTGGTATTGTTTATTCTCAGTCTGTAAAAGTTGCTGGTGATAAATTTGATGAAGCGATTAGTTCATACATTAAAAAGAAGTACTCTCTTCTTATCGGTGAAAGAACTGCTGAAGCAATTAAAATGTCTATTGGTAACGCTTACCCATTTGATGATGAAGTAAAAACTTTTGAAGTTAAGGGGCGTGACCTCATTGCTGGTGCACCTAAGATTATCGAAGTAACTTCAGATGAAATCAGAGATGCTCTTTCTGATCCTATTGCTGAAGTTGTTGAAGCGATTAAGGTTTCACTTGAGAAGACTCCACCAGAATTGGCAGCTGATATTGTTGATAACGGTATTATTCTAGCTGGTGGTGGTTCACTACTTGCTAACCTAGATATTCTTATCAAAGAGAAAACAGGTCTTCCTGTAGCATTAGCTGAAGACCCATTAACTTGTGTAGTTAGAGGATGTGGAAAGTCTTTAGAGTCAATGGACTTACTAAAGCAAGTTACAACACTTTCTTAA
- a CDS encoding AMP nucleosidase produces the protein MAKKKATTSSTKKKATTSKKAKASTTKKTAKKKAVKKTTKKATAKKTIKKVAPKIEAAPKSVTAKSLKASIEKNIESVKKATKRQASAVEEKKAQLRARRIHWNEEKRKIAIDMLERYTGHDFKDFQQQIILTNFHYYLERFNGLLDDHKYTQGSAFKASSSKKAKVTIIEFGVGAAMAALIGELISVVQPKAVLFLGLAGAVHPSLKVGDFVLPIASIRAEGVSNHFLPQQVPALPTFKVQKFVSQILVEHGMEYRTGTIHSTDYRFWEFDDGFKTQLIEERVLAVEMETAALFTSCFVSKVNIGALLLISDCPMKKGGIKTKKSAKSVFRKYTDLHIELGIEAMADIAERGENIRHYHW, from the coding sequence ATGGCCAAGAAAAAAGCGACAACTTCTTCTACAAAGAAAAAGGCCACAACTTCTAAGAAAGCAAAAGCTTCAACGACGAAGAAAACTGCTAAAAAGAAGGCCGTCAAAAAAACGACAAAAAAAGCAACTGCTAAGAAAACAATTAAGAAAGTTGCTCCAAAAATAGAAGCAGCTCCTAAGTCTGTTACGGCGAAGTCATTAAAAGCTTCAATTGAAAAAAATATTGAAAGTGTAAAAAAGGCTACGAAGAGACAAGCTAGTGCTGTTGAAGAAAAGAAAGCTCAACTAAGAGCGAGAAGAATTCACTGGAACGAAGAAAAGAGAAAAATCGCCATTGATATGCTTGAGCGTTACACTGGTCATGATTTTAAAGATTTTCAACAACAGATTATTCTTACAAATTTTCATTACTACCTAGAAAGATTTAATGGTCTTCTTGATGACCATAAATATACACAAGGTTCCGCTTTTAAAGCTTCAAGTTCTAAAAAGGCTAAAGTTACGATTATTGAATTTGGTGTTGGTGCAGCGATGGCCGCTCTCATTGGAGAGCTAATCTCTGTTGTTCAACCTAAAGCAGTTCTTTTCCTTGGACTTGCCGGTGCGGTTCACCCATCTTTGAAAGTTGGTGACTTTGTTCTACCTATTGCCTCAATTAGAGCAGAAGGTGTTTCAAATCACTTTCTACCTCAACAAGTTCCGGCGCTACCAACATTTAAGGTTCAAAAGTTTGTTTCACAAATTCTTGTTGAGCACGGAATGGAGTATAGAACGGGAACTATCCACTCTACAGATTACCGCTTTTGGGAATTTGATGATGGATTTAAAACACAATTGATTGAAGAGAGAGTTCTTGCTGTAGAGATGGAAACTGCTGCATTATTCACTTCATGTTTTGTGAGTAAAGTTAACATTGGAGCGCTTCTGCTAATTTCTGATTGCCCTATGAAAAAGGGTGGAATCAAAACGAAGAAATCTGCAAAGAGCGTTTTTAGAAAATACACTGACCTTCATATCGAGCTAGGAATCGAAGCCATGGCCGATATCGCTGAGCGCGGTGAAAATATTAGACACTATCACTGGTAA